The Pseudonocardia sp. HH130630-07 DNA window TCAGGCGGGATCGGGCAGGCCGCGGTAGGCCCGCCAGCCGCCGTGCCCGGTGATGTCGGTCAGCTCGCCGGCCTGGTTCTCCAGGACGCCGGGACGCAGGCCGACGGCGAGGACGTCGCGGCCGTCGTCCAGCTCGATCACGGTGAGCTCGAGCTCCGGCGGCTCGTCGGGCAGGAAGTCGGTGCGGATCGCCGACAGCGGCACGTCGTAGATCTCCCCGGCCAGCGGGGTGCCGCCGGAGGCGTCCTCCACCAGCGCCGGGAACCGGTCGCCCACGGAGTACATGCGGTAGTGCGGTGCGGTCCGTACGGACCCGAGGAACGGGTGGGCGGACACGTTGTGGTGCAGCCGCCCGCCGCGCATCGCATCGCCGGAGCAGAAGAGTGCGGTC harbors:
- a CDS encoding allophanate hydrolase-related protein translates to MTALFCSGDAMRGGRLHHNVSAHPFLGSVRTAPHYRMYSVGDRFPALVEDASGGTPLAGEIYDVPLSAIRTDFLPDEPPELELTVIELDDGRDVLAVGLRPGVLENQAGELTDITGHGGWRAYRGLPDPA